The proteins below come from a single Solea senegalensis isolate Sse05_10M linkage group LG2, IFAPA_SoseM_1, whole genome shotgun sequence genomic window:
- the stk24b gene encoding serine/threonine-protein kinase 24 gives MAHSPVQGTLPGMQNAKADPEELFTKLERIGKGSFGEVFKGIDNRTQKVVAIKIIDLEEAEDEIEDIQQEITVLSQCDSPFVTKYYGSYLKDTKLWIIMEYLGGGSALDLMEPGALDEFQIATILREILKGLEYLHSEKKIHRDIKAANVLLSEQGEVKLADFGVAGQLTDTQIKRNTFVGTPFWMAPEVIKQSAYDSKADIWSLGITAIELAKGEPPHSELHPMKVLFLIPKNNPPTLEGNYSKPLKEFVEACLNKEPSFRPTAKELLKHKLIIRHAKKTSYLTELVDKYKRWKAEQSRTTESSSDESDSEQDGQASGGNDFGSDDWIFTIREKDPKKLQNGEGQSGDQTTDIPKRPYSQSLATVISPALAELKARQEQVNGNPMVLDELREAILLAEEAYPGISDSLVAHMVHRVQSFSTSRTSSSSSSSP, from the exons ATGGCCCACTCTCCCGTCCAGGGGACCCTTCCAGGGATGCAG AATGCCAAAGCGGACCCGGAGGAGCTGTTCACCAAGCTGGAGCGCATTGGCAAGGGGTCTTTTGGCGAGGTGTTCAAAGGCATCGACAATCGCACGCAGAAGGTCGTGGCCATCAAGATCATAGACCTGGAGGAAGCAGAGGACGAGATTGAAGACATTCAGCAGGAGATCACAGTCTTGAGCCAGTGTGACAGCCCCTTTGTCACCAAGTACTACGGCTCATACCTGAAG GACACAAAGTTATGGATCATCATGGAGTATTTGGGTGGAGGCTCAGCATTAGACTTG ATGGAGCCCGGTGCCCTTGATGAGTTCCAGATTGCCACCATCCTCAGGGAGATCCTGAAGGGGTTGGAGTATCTGCACTCGGAGAAGAAAATCCACAGAGACATCAAAG CTGCCAACGTGCTGCTGTCCGAGCAAGGAGAGGTGAAGCTGGCAGACTTTGGGGTGGCCGGCCAGCTCACCGACACCCAGATCAAACGCAACACCTTTGTTGGCACACCCTTCTGGATGGCCCCTGAGGTCATCAAACAGTCGGCATATGATTCCAAG GCTGATATCTGGTCTCTAGGCATCACAGCCATCGAGCTGGCAAAAGGTGAACCACCTCACTCAGAGCTCCATCCTATGAAAGTTTTATTCCTCATCCCAAAGAATAACCCGCCTACGCTCGAGGGAAACTACAGCAAACCGCTCAAGGAGTTTGTTGAGGCATGTCTCAACAAAGAGCCCAGTTTT AGACCAACTGCCAAAGAGCTGTTGAAGCATAAGCTGATCATCCGCCATGCGAAAAAGACCTCCTACCTGACTGAACTGGTGGACAAGTACAAGAGGTGGAAGGCAGAACAGTCCAGAACGACGGAGTCCAGTTCTGATGAGTCTGACTC AGAGCAGGATGGACAGGCGTCGGGAGGAAACGATTTTGGCAGCGATGACTGGATCTTCACCATCCGAGAAAAGGACCCCAAGAAGCTTCAGAACGGGGAGGGTCAGTCAGGAGATCAG ACGACAGACATTCCGAAGAGGCCTTATTCACAGAGCCTGGCTACGGTCATTTCTCCTGCATTAGCTGAG CTGAAGGCGCGACAGGAGCAGGTGAATGGAAACCCCATGGTCCTGGATGAGCTGAGGGAGGCCATCCTGCTGGCGGAGGAGGCCTACCCCGGCATATCCGACTCCCTGGTGGCCCACATGGTCCACAGAGTCCAGAG TTTCTCCACGAGCAggacgtcctcctcctcctcctcttctccttag